The proteins below are encoded in one region of Oncorhynchus masou masou isolate Uvic2021 chromosome 15, UVic_Omas_1.1, whole genome shotgun sequence:
- the LOC135555649 gene encoding putative E3 ubiquitin-protein ligase UNKL isoform X3 — protein sequence MPSVSKTAANASPQTEKPTHYTYLKEFRTEQCPLFLQHKCTQHRPFTCFHWHFLNQRRRRPIRRRDGTFNYSPDVYCTKYDETTGICPDGEDCPYLHRTTGDTERKYHLRYYKTGTCIHETDARGHCVKNGLHCAFAHGPHDLRPPVYDISSSLTDLLHVHREIQAQEALQNGQLGSGEGIPDLQPGVLASQAMIEKTLTEDPRWQDTNFVLANYKTEQCTKPPRLCRQGYACPHYHNSRDRRRNPRKFKYRSTPCPNVKHGDEWGEPSKCDSGDSCQYCHSRTEQQFHPEIYKSTKCNDMRQTGYCPRGPFCAFAHVERIPSTEETMNSLLTAMQSGSQAKLGSQQYSECPVSEWGSSAHSVSSINNGQVGNIKNYKGHIDQKMMDLDKQTHNSVFSGMNPLASSITSSIESSLASSIGSDSSSPTTLSTMNAKATPFYPGSNTVESVIGSALDLNFCDINVASLDKEFEEQENNSLGLSQRMLGGSAPVNIPGSLARSSSLNSNSSLSASPLSSLSQSLSQCLLSGMAPQQTQPQGLLTKPEHGLLGTPTSSQNTLGLNGGASSIWDFVSGNFSPSPSPVFSSLCSTTVSSSADLNRLFRELDEAKRKIKQWEDAWHQVKQACEAWQKDSHDAKEQAKSAEAERQLAEQTREDTEHKLKELQGDFDVLCRSPGTPLLRSYGDLDQLPLPKLHSIQSQLRTDLDLIDGVLYQLQSKKCIVCQTHDRCIVLQPCQHYVLCKNCAPSKSECPYCKTKILKW from the exons ATGCCGTCGGTTTCGAAAACGGCGGCGAACGCTTCTCCTCAAACCGAGAAACCAACCCACTATAC ATATTTGAAGGAGTTTAGGACCGAACAGTGCCCCCTCTTCTTGCAGCACAAGTGCACACAACATAGACCCTTTACATGTTTTCATTGGCATTTCCTCAACCAGAGGCGACGACGACCGATTAGAAGAAGAGATGGAACTTTTAACTACAGCCCTGATGTTTATTGCACAAAATATGACGAGACTACGGGCATTTGCCCAGATGGAGAGGA CTGTCCTTACTTGCACCGGACCACTGGGGACACAGAGCGCAAGTACCATCTTCGTTATTACAAGACTGGTACCTGTATCCATGAAACTGATGCCCGCGGGCACTGCGTGAAGAACGGCCTACACTGCGCCTTTGCCCATGGCCCACATGATCTCCGCCCCCCTGTCTACGATATCAG TAGCTCTCTCACTGATCTTCTTCATGTGCACAGAGAGATCCAGGCACAGGAAGCCCTCCAGAATGGCCAGTTGGGATCTGGAGAAGGTATCCCTGATCTACAGCCTGGCGTACTGGCCAGCCAAGCCATGATAGAGAAGACTCTTACAGAGGACCCCCGGTGGCAAG ACACCAATTTTGTTTTAGCGAACTACAAAACAGAGCAGTGCACCAAGCCTCCACGACTATGCAGACAGGGCTATGCCTGTCCTCACTACCACAATAGTAGAGACAGAAGACGAAATCCACGCAAGTTCAAATACAG GTCAACTCCGTGTCCCAATGTGAAACATGGGGATGAGTGGGGCGAGCCATCGAAGTGTGACAGTGGAGACAGCTGTCAATACTGTCACTCACGCACTGAACAGCAGTTCCACCCAGAG ATCTACAAATCCACCAAATGCAATGACATGAGGCAAACTGGTTATTGTCCGAGAGGGCCGTTCTGTGCGTTTGCGCATGTAGAAA GAATTCCCTCCACGGAAGAGACCATGAACTCGTTGCTAACAGCGATGCAGTCGGGCTCCCAGGCCAAGCTGGGCTCTCAGCAGTATTCAGAGTGTCCGGTCAGCGAGTGGGGCAGCAGTGCACACTCCGTCAGCAGCATCAACAACGGCCAAGTGGGGAAT ATAAAGAACTATAAGGGACATATCGATCAAAAGATGATGGACCTAGACAAGCAG ACACACAATAGTGTATTCTCTGGGATGAACCCTCTGGCATCCAGCATAACCTCCAGTATAGAATCTAGCCTGGCCTCTAGTATTGGATCAGATAGTTCCTCACCCACCACCTTATCAACAATGAATGCAAAAGCAACCCCATTCTATCCTGGGAGCAATACTGTGGAGTCAGTTATAG GTTCTGCACTTGACCTGAATTTTTGTGACATCAATGTTGCCTCTCTTGATAAAGAGTTTGAGGAGCAAGAAAACAATAGTCTTGGTTTAA GTCAAAGGATGTTGGGAGGATCCGCTCCGGTCAACATCCCTGGCTCCCTTGCACGGTCTTCTTCATTGAATTCCAACTCAtcgctctctgcctcccctctgagctctctctcccagtccctgtcccaGTGCCTGTTGTCAGGAATGGCTCCACAGCAGACTCAACCTCAGGGCCTGCTAACCAAACCTGAGCATGGCCTTCTGGGAACACCTACCTCCTCTCAGAACACTCTGG GTTTGAATGGGGGTGCTAGCAGCATATGGGACTTTGTGAGTGGCAACTTCTCTCCCAGCCCATCACCAGTGTTCAGCAGCCTGTGCTCCACCACTGTGAGCAGCAGTGCTGATCTGAACCGGCTCTTCAGGGAGCTGGATGAGGCCAAGAGGAAGATCAAGCAATGGGAAGACGCGTGGCACCAGGTCAAGCAG gCATGTGAGGCCTGGCAGAAAGACTCCCATGATGCAAAAGAACAAGCAAAGTCAGCCGAGGCGGAGCGGCAGCTGGCAGAGCAGACGCGAGAGGACACGGAGCACAAGCTGAAGGAGCTCCAGGGGGACTTTGATGTGCTGTGTCGCTCCCCTGGCACACCCCTGCTTAGAAGCTATGGAGACCTGGACCAGCTCCCTCTACCAAAGCTCCACTCCATCCAGAGCCAGCTGCGCACTGATCTAGACCTTATAGACGGG GTATTATATCAGCTTCAGTCAAAGAAATGTATAGTTTGCCAAACGCATGATCGTTGCATAGTCCTGCAGCCTTGCCAACATTATGTACTTTGTAAGAACTGTGCACCTAGTAAATCAGAATGTCCATACTGTAAGACAAAAATATTGAAGTGGTGA
- the LOC135555649 gene encoding putative E3 ubiquitin-protein ligase UNKL isoform X1, translating into MPSVSKTAANASPQTEKPTHYTYLKEFRTEQCPLFLQHKCTQHRPFTCFHWHFLNQRRRRPIRRRDGTFNYSPDVYCTKYDETTGICPDGEDCPYLHRTTGDTERKYHLRYYKTGTCIHETDARGHCVKNGLHCAFAHGPHDLRPPVYDISSSLTDLLHVHREIQAQEALQNGQLGSGEGIPDLQPGVLASQAMIEKTLTEDPRWQDTNFVLANYKTEQCTKPPRLCRQGYACPHYHNSRDRRRNPRKFKYRSTPCPNVKHGDEWGEPSKCDSGDSCQYCHSRTEQQFHPEIYKSTKCNDMRQTGYCPRGPFCAFAHVERIPSTEETMNSLLTAMQSGSQAKLGSQQYSECPVSEWGSSAHSVSSINNGQVGNVSYSNSPTVTPSSGSNSSLSPIGPIGRSKCLTNGSLCSESTTSSVSSLTSNYPKAPGFEREDQIKNYKGHIDQKMMDLDKQTHNSVFSGMNPLASSITSSIESSLASSIGSDSSSPTTLSTMNAKATPFYPGSNTVESVIGSALDLNFCDINVASLDKEFEEQENNSLGLSQRMLGGSAPVNIPGSLARSSSLNSNSSLSASPLSSLSQSLSQCLLSGMAPQQTQPQGLLTKPEHGLLGTPTSSQNTLGLNGGASSIWDFVSGNFSPSPSPVFSSLCSTTVSSSADLNRLFRELDEAKRKIKQWEDAWHQVKQACEAWQKDSHDAKEQAKSAEAERQLAEQTREDTEHKLKELQGDFDVLCRSPGTPLLRSYGDLDQLPLPKLHSIQSQLRTDLDLIDGVLYQLQSKKCIVCQTHDRCIVLQPCQHYVLCKNCAPSKSECPYCKTKILKW; encoded by the exons ATGCCGTCGGTTTCGAAAACGGCGGCGAACGCTTCTCCTCAAACCGAGAAACCAACCCACTATAC ATATTTGAAGGAGTTTAGGACCGAACAGTGCCCCCTCTTCTTGCAGCACAAGTGCACACAACATAGACCCTTTACATGTTTTCATTGGCATTTCCTCAACCAGAGGCGACGACGACCGATTAGAAGAAGAGATGGAACTTTTAACTACAGCCCTGATGTTTATTGCACAAAATATGACGAGACTACGGGCATTTGCCCAGATGGAGAGGA CTGTCCTTACTTGCACCGGACCACTGGGGACACAGAGCGCAAGTACCATCTTCGTTATTACAAGACTGGTACCTGTATCCATGAAACTGATGCCCGCGGGCACTGCGTGAAGAACGGCCTACACTGCGCCTTTGCCCATGGCCCACATGATCTCCGCCCCCCTGTCTACGATATCAG TAGCTCTCTCACTGATCTTCTTCATGTGCACAGAGAGATCCAGGCACAGGAAGCCCTCCAGAATGGCCAGTTGGGATCTGGAGAAGGTATCCCTGATCTACAGCCTGGCGTACTGGCCAGCCAAGCCATGATAGAGAAGACTCTTACAGAGGACCCCCGGTGGCAAG ACACCAATTTTGTTTTAGCGAACTACAAAACAGAGCAGTGCACCAAGCCTCCACGACTATGCAGACAGGGCTATGCCTGTCCTCACTACCACAATAGTAGAGACAGAAGACGAAATCCACGCAAGTTCAAATACAG GTCAACTCCGTGTCCCAATGTGAAACATGGGGATGAGTGGGGCGAGCCATCGAAGTGTGACAGTGGAGACAGCTGTCAATACTGTCACTCACGCACTGAACAGCAGTTCCACCCAGAG ATCTACAAATCCACCAAATGCAATGACATGAGGCAAACTGGTTATTGTCCGAGAGGGCCGTTCTGTGCGTTTGCGCATGTAGAAA GAATTCCCTCCACGGAAGAGACCATGAACTCGTTGCTAACAGCGATGCAGTCGGGCTCCCAGGCCAAGCTGGGCTCTCAGCAGTATTCAGAGTGTCCGGTCAGCGAGTGGGGCAGCAGTGCACACTCCGTCAGCAGCATCAACAACGGCCAAGTGGGGAAT GTTTCATATTCTAATAGTCCGACTGTAACGCCAAGCTCAGGAAGCAACAGTTCATTGTCCCCAATCGGACCCATCGGCAGGTCCAAATGCTTAACTAATGGTAGCTTATGTTCAGAGTCCACCACATCAAGTGTGTCATCTCTGACGTCTAACTATCCCAAAGCGCCGGGCTTTGAACGCGAGGATCAG ATAAAGAACTATAAGGGACATATCGATCAAAAGATGATGGACCTAGACAAGCAG ACACACAATAGTGTATTCTCTGGGATGAACCCTCTGGCATCCAGCATAACCTCCAGTATAGAATCTAGCCTGGCCTCTAGTATTGGATCAGATAGTTCCTCACCCACCACCTTATCAACAATGAATGCAAAAGCAACCCCATTCTATCCTGGGAGCAATACTGTGGAGTCAGTTATAG GTTCTGCACTTGACCTGAATTTTTGTGACATCAATGTTGCCTCTCTTGATAAAGAGTTTGAGGAGCAAGAAAACAATAGTCTTGGTTTAA GTCAAAGGATGTTGGGAGGATCCGCTCCGGTCAACATCCCTGGCTCCCTTGCACGGTCTTCTTCATTGAATTCCAACTCAtcgctctctgcctcccctctgagctctctctcccagtccctgtcccaGTGCCTGTTGTCAGGAATGGCTCCACAGCAGACTCAACCTCAGGGCCTGCTAACCAAACCTGAGCATGGCCTTCTGGGAACACCTACCTCCTCTCAGAACACTCTGG GTTTGAATGGGGGTGCTAGCAGCATATGGGACTTTGTGAGTGGCAACTTCTCTCCCAGCCCATCACCAGTGTTCAGCAGCCTGTGCTCCACCACTGTGAGCAGCAGTGCTGATCTGAACCGGCTCTTCAGGGAGCTGGATGAGGCCAAGAGGAAGATCAAGCAATGGGAAGACGCGTGGCACCAGGTCAAGCAG gCATGTGAGGCCTGGCAGAAAGACTCCCATGATGCAAAAGAACAAGCAAAGTCAGCCGAGGCGGAGCGGCAGCTGGCAGAGCAGACGCGAGAGGACACGGAGCACAAGCTGAAGGAGCTCCAGGGGGACTTTGATGTGCTGTGTCGCTCCCCTGGCACACCCCTGCTTAGAAGCTATGGAGACCTGGACCAGCTCCCTCTACCAAAGCTCCACTCCATCCAGAGCCAGCTGCGCACTGATCTAGACCTTATAGACGGG GTATTATATCAGCTTCAGTCAAAGAAATGTATAGTTTGCCAAACGCATGATCGTTGCATAGTCCTGCAGCCTTGCCAACATTATGTACTTTGTAAGAACTGTGCACCTAGTAAATCAGAATGTCCATACTGTAAGACAAAAATATTGAAGTGGTGA
- the LOC135555649 gene encoding putative E3 ubiquitin-protein ligase UNKL isoform X2 translates to MPSVSKTAANASPQTEKPTHYTYLKEFRTEQCPLFLQHKCTQHRPFTCFHWHFLNQRRRRPIRRRDGTFNYSPDVYCTKYDETTGICPDGEDCPYLHRTTGDTERKYHLRYYKTGTCIHETDARGHCVKNGLHCAFAHGPHDLRPPVYDIREIQAQEALQNGQLGSGEGIPDLQPGVLASQAMIEKTLTEDPRWQDTNFVLANYKTEQCTKPPRLCRQGYACPHYHNSRDRRRNPRKFKYRSTPCPNVKHGDEWGEPSKCDSGDSCQYCHSRTEQQFHPEIYKSTKCNDMRQTGYCPRGPFCAFAHVERIPSTEETMNSLLTAMQSGSQAKLGSQQYSECPVSEWGSSAHSVSSINNGQVGNVSYSNSPTVTPSSGSNSSLSPIGPIGRSKCLTNGSLCSESTTSSVSSLTSNYPKAPGFEREDQIKNYKGHIDQKMMDLDKQTHNSVFSGMNPLASSITSSIESSLASSIGSDSSSPTTLSTMNAKATPFYPGSNTVESVIGSALDLNFCDINVASLDKEFEEQENNSLGLSQRMLGGSAPVNIPGSLARSSSLNSNSSLSASPLSSLSQSLSQCLLSGMAPQQTQPQGLLTKPEHGLLGTPTSSQNTLGLNGGASSIWDFVSGNFSPSPSPVFSSLCSTTVSSSADLNRLFRELDEAKRKIKQWEDAWHQVKQACEAWQKDSHDAKEQAKSAEAERQLAEQTREDTEHKLKELQGDFDVLCRSPGTPLLRSYGDLDQLPLPKLHSIQSQLRTDLDLIDGVLYQLQSKKCIVCQTHDRCIVLQPCQHYVLCKNCAPSKSECPYCKTKILKW, encoded by the exons ATGCCGTCGGTTTCGAAAACGGCGGCGAACGCTTCTCCTCAAACCGAGAAACCAACCCACTATAC ATATTTGAAGGAGTTTAGGACCGAACAGTGCCCCCTCTTCTTGCAGCACAAGTGCACACAACATAGACCCTTTACATGTTTTCATTGGCATTTCCTCAACCAGAGGCGACGACGACCGATTAGAAGAAGAGATGGAACTTTTAACTACAGCCCTGATGTTTATTGCACAAAATATGACGAGACTACGGGCATTTGCCCAGATGGAGAGGA CTGTCCTTACTTGCACCGGACCACTGGGGACACAGAGCGCAAGTACCATCTTCGTTATTACAAGACTGGTACCTGTATCCATGAAACTGATGCCCGCGGGCACTGCGTGAAGAACGGCCTACACTGCGCCTTTGCCCATGGCCCACATGATCTCCGCCCCCCTGTCTACGATATCAG AGAGATCCAGGCACAGGAAGCCCTCCAGAATGGCCAGTTGGGATCTGGAGAAGGTATCCCTGATCTACAGCCTGGCGTACTGGCCAGCCAAGCCATGATAGAGAAGACTCTTACAGAGGACCCCCGGTGGCAAG ACACCAATTTTGTTTTAGCGAACTACAAAACAGAGCAGTGCACCAAGCCTCCACGACTATGCAGACAGGGCTATGCCTGTCCTCACTACCACAATAGTAGAGACAGAAGACGAAATCCACGCAAGTTCAAATACAG GTCAACTCCGTGTCCCAATGTGAAACATGGGGATGAGTGGGGCGAGCCATCGAAGTGTGACAGTGGAGACAGCTGTCAATACTGTCACTCACGCACTGAACAGCAGTTCCACCCAGAG ATCTACAAATCCACCAAATGCAATGACATGAGGCAAACTGGTTATTGTCCGAGAGGGCCGTTCTGTGCGTTTGCGCATGTAGAAA GAATTCCCTCCACGGAAGAGACCATGAACTCGTTGCTAACAGCGATGCAGTCGGGCTCCCAGGCCAAGCTGGGCTCTCAGCAGTATTCAGAGTGTCCGGTCAGCGAGTGGGGCAGCAGTGCACACTCCGTCAGCAGCATCAACAACGGCCAAGTGGGGAAT GTTTCATATTCTAATAGTCCGACTGTAACGCCAAGCTCAGGAAGCAACAGTTCATTGTCCCCAATCGGACCCATCGGCAGGTCCAAATGCTTAACTAATGGTAGCTTATGTTCAGAGTCCACCACATCAAGTGTGTCATCTCTGACGTCTAACTATCCCAAAGCGCCGGGCTTTGAACGCGAGGATCAG ATAAAGAACTATAAGGGACATATCGATCAAAAGATGATGGACCTAGACAAGCAG ACACACAATAGTGTATTCTCTGGGATGAACCCTCTGGCATCCAGCATAACCTCCAGTATAGAATCTAGCCTGGCCTCTAGTATTGGATCAGATAGTTCCTCACCCACCACCTTATCAACAATGAATGCAAAAGCAACCCCATTCTATCCTGGGAGCAATACTGTGGAGTCAGTTATAG GTTCTGCACTTGACCTGAATTTTTGTGACATCAATGTTGCCTCTCTTGATAAAGAGTTTGAGGAGCAAGAAAACAATAGTCTTGGTTTAA GTCAAAGGATGTTGGGAGGATCCGCTCCGGTCAACATCCCTGGCTCCCTTGCACGGTCTTCTTCATTGAATTCCAACTCAtcgctctctgcctcccctctgagctctctctcccagtccctgtcccaGTGCCTGTTGTCAGGAATGGCTCCACAGCAGACTCAACCTCAGGGCCTGCTAACCAAACCTGAGCATGGCCTTCTGGGAACACCTACCTCCTCTCAGAACACTCTGG GTTTGAATGGGGGTGCTAGCAGCATATGGGACTTTGTGAGTGGCAACTTCTCTCCCAGCCCATCACCAGTGTTCAGCAGCCTGTGCTCCACCACTGTGAGCAGCAGTGCTGATCTGAACCGGCTCTTCAGGGAGCTGGATGAGGCCAAGAGGAAGATCAAGCAATGGGAAGACGCGTGGCACCAGGTCAAGCAG gCATGTGAGGCCTGGCAGAAAGACTCCCATGATGCAAAAGAACAAGCAAAGTCAGCCGAGGCGGAGCGGCAGCTGGCAGAGCAGACGCGAGAGGACACGGAGCACAAGCTGAAGGAGCTCCAGGGGGACTTTGATGTGCTGTGTCGCTCCCCTGGCACACCCCTGCTTAGAAGCTATGGAGACCTGGACCAGCTCCCTCTACCAAAGCTCCACTCCATCCAGAGCCAGCTGCGCACTGATCTAGACCTTATAGACGGG GTATTATATCAGCTTCAGTCAAAGAAATGTATAGTTTGCCAAACGCATGATCGTTGCATAGTCCTGCAGCCTTGCCAACATTATGTACTTTGTAAGAACTGTGCACCTAGTAAATCAGAATGTCCATACTGTAAGACAAAAATATTGAAGTGGTGA